GGCCGGGAGCACGCGCAACGGGGAACGTCTCCGGCGCACTGGGGTACTGGGGCGGGTACAGCGTAACATTTGAAAGGATCATCATTCCTGAATAAATCGAAATCAAAACCAAACCAACCAACAAGCAGAAAACAACAGCATGGAAAACAACACTAACCAGGAACATGCACATGTTCTGATCATCGGCTCCGGCCCCGCAGGGTACACCGCAGCCATCTATGCCGCCAGGGCGAACCTGAAGCCCGTCCTCTACCAGGGCATCCAGCCCGGAGGTCAGCTCACCATCACCACCGAAGTGGAGAACTATCCCGGCTACCCCGAAGGTATCCAGGGCCCCGAAATGATGGTGGACTTCGAAAAGCAAGCCGCCCGCATGGGTGCGGATATCCGCTATGGCATGGCCACTTCCGTGGATTTCTCTTCGCATCCCTTTAAAGTCGTAATCGACGAGGAAAAGACACTTACCGCAGACGCGATCATTATAGCCACCGGCGCCTCCGCCAAATGGCTGGGCCTGCCCTCTGAGCAGCGCCTCAACGGTAGCGGCGTTTCCGCCTGCGCCGTGTGCGACGGATTCTTCTTCCGCGGAAAAGAAGCGGCCATTGTTGGTGCGGGAGACACTGCGGCCGAAGAGGCCCTCTATCTCTCTAAAATCTGCTCCAACGTGCACATGCTCGTTCGCCGGGATGAAATGAGAGCTTCCAAGGTAATGCAGGACCGCGTCCTCAAAACCTCCAACATCATGGTGTACTGGAACACCGAAACCCTTGAGGTAACCGGAGAGAAGAAAGTAGACGGCGTGCGTATCCTCAACACCAAAACCAACGAGGAGAAGCAAATTCCCATCGACGCGTTCTTCGTAGCCATCGGCCACCAGCCCAACTCCGGCATCTTCGCCGGCCAGCTGGAGATGGACGAGCAAGGGTATATCAAAACTACCCCGGGCACCACTAAAACCAGTATAGAAGGCGTTTTTGCCTGCGGCGACGTGCAGGACAAGAACTACCGCCAGGCCGTTACGGCCGCCGGCAGCGGTTGCATGGCCGCACTCGATGCGGAACGCTACCTTTCCGCGAAAGGACATTAAACCAAACATACGGAAGGGCCGGCCTGCGAGCCGGCCCTTTTTTAATTGATGCATATGCTGACCATTGCGCTGGAACGTATCCGCTTTTTCGCCCATCACGGGTTTTATGCAGAAGAAAGGGTCATCGGCAACCATTTCCTGCTCGACGTGCTCGTGCAGCTTCCCGAGCCGGAACACCCCTCGCAGCTGGCGGAGTCGGTGAATTACGAGGCGTTGTTTTCCATTTCGAAGGAAGTGATGGAAGTGCCGCAGGCATTGCTGGAACAAGTGGTGCATGATATTTCCGAGAAAGTGAAGGCGCGTTTTCCGGTCATCCGTTATTCGAAAGTGACGCTGCGGAAGCAGGCGCCTCCGTTCGGAGGAGACCTGGCCTGGTCTTGTGTGGCACTGGAGAAACAATACTGAGCCGCACGATGTTATAGTTGCTGGCCGCCCATGTAGAAAGCGTGCAGGGTAATATGGCCGGGCGGAGAAATTGTGTATTTTTGGGGACCTGTTAAATTCGTTCCTATGCTTAAGAAAACCTTTTTACTATGTTGCGCCTCCATCCTGGCGCTCGCCGCGTTCGGGCAGTCGGTCGAGGAATCCCTCGCCCAGGCTAAACAACTGACCTTGCAAATGAAGGAAATCGAAGCGCTGCAACAATACAAAGATATCCTCCAGGCCGATCCCGGCAACGTCACCGCGCTTAACCAGAGCAGCCTTATCTGCAGTCGCGAAGGCGCCCGTCAGAAAGATAAAGCCGCCAAAATGGAATGGTTCAACAACGCGAAGATCTATGCTTACGAAGCCATGAAAGTGGACGTGGAAAACCCCGAATCCAACTACGCCATGGCGCTCGCCTGGGCCCGCATTGCGCAGATCTCCGGCGCCAAAGAGAAAGTGGCCGCCGCGAAAGAAGTGAAAAAGTACGTCGACCTGGCGCTC
Above is a genomic segment from Chitinophaga pollutisoli containing:
- the trxB gene encoding thioredoxin-disulfide reductase, producing the protein MENNTNQEHAHVLIIGSGPAGYTAAIYAARANLKPVLYQGIQPGGQLTITTEVENYPGYPEGIQGPEMMVDFEKQAARMGADIRYGMATSVDFSSHPFKVVIDEEKTLTADAIIIATGASAKWLGLPSEQRLNGSGVSACAVCDGFFFRGKEAAIVGAGDTAAEEALYLSKICSNVHMLVRRDEMRASKVMQDRVLKTSNIMVYWNTETLEVTGEKKVDGVRILNTKTNEEKQIPIDAFFVAIGHQPNSGIFAGQLEMDEQGYIKTTPGTTKTSIEGVFACGDVQDKNYRQAVTAAGSGCMAALDAERYLSAKGH
- a CDS encoding dihydroneopterin aldolase, with amino-acid sequence MLTIALERIRFFAHHGFYAEERVIGNHFLLDVLVQLPEPEHPSQLAESVNYEALFSISKEVMEVPQALLEQVVHDISEKVKARFPVIRYSKVTLRKQAPPFGGDLAWSCVALEKQY